Part of the Paenibacillus sp. JNUCC32 genome is shown below.
AAATTTCAATCATGTTCCTACGTTAACGATATGCAAAGGATGGATACATACCATGAAGCGGATTACTATTCTCATTGCGGACGATGAGGCGGAAATAGCGGACCTGATCGAGCTGCACCTGATAAAAGAAGGTTATGATGTCCTGAAAGCGGCTGACGGGCAGGAGGCGGTGCAAGCCGTTCGAGCGCATTCCGTCGATTTAGCGATATTGGACATTATGATGCCGAAGCTGGACGGTTATGAAGTGATCCAGCACATTCGGGAACGCAATCATATGCCGATCATTTTTCTGAGCGCGAAAACGTCCGATCTTGATAAAATTGCCGGGCTGGTGAGAGGCGCAGACGACTATATGACCAAGCCCTTTAACCCGATGGAGTTGATCGCTCGCGTGAATGCGCACCTTCGCCGTTATATGCAGATGAACCAGCCGGCGACTTCCGGCAAACCCGCCCTGGAAGCAGGAGGAGTGGTCATATACCCCGATCAGCGAGTTGTTACCCTATACGGCGAAACGATCGAGCTGACGCCTAAGGAATTTGACATTCTGTACTTATTGGCCAGTTACCCGAAGAAGGTGTTTAGTACGGAAAATATCTTTCAACACGTATGGGGCGAGGCCTACTTTGAAACAAGCAATACGGTTATGGTCCATATTCGAACATTGCGAAAGAAGATGTGCGATGATACGAACAAAAATAAGCTGATCAAAACGGTTTGGGGGGTAGGCTATACGTTCAATGGCTAACTTGATACGAAGCTTCCGCTCCAAAATGATCGTGCTGTTCGGCTTCAGCATGATCATATCCGGCATCATCATGTACGCACTATATAAAATCCTGCAATATTATTACCGAACACAGGTCAAATTCGAGGATCCGCTGGCTTATGTCCGCTTGTTCATAAGAACGGTCGGGGATATTAATTTTTTTCTGATATTTTTTATCCCGTTGGCGGTTTTGTTTTTCTTCCTGCTTACGAAGCCTTATGTGGCATATTTTCGTGAAATTTCTGCGGGGATTCGTCATCTCGCCAGCGGCGATTTCGACAAGCGGGTTTCGGTTTCGTCCCGGGACGAGTTCGGTGATATCGCGGCGGATATTAATCTGACGGGAGAGATGCTGAAGCAAGCGGTGGCGAGAGGAGATTTTGCTGAGAGCAGCAAAGATCAGCTGATATTGAATTTGGCTCATGATTTGCGAACGCCGCTCACTTCCGTCATCGGTTATTTGGATTTCATTCTTAGGGACGAATTATTGACCAAAGAACAGGTACGGCATTACACGGGCATTGCTTTCGCGAAGTCTAAGCGCCTGGAGAGGCTGATAGACGAATTGTTCGAAATCACTAGAATGAATTACGGTATGCTGCCTGTCGATAAACAGCCGATCAATTTAAGCGAGCTGCTGACACAGTTAAGTGAAGAATTGCTTCCGGCTCTTGAGAAAAATAAACTGGAAGCTCGATTGCACGTTACGCCTAATCTGATCATTTCGGGAGATGGCGACTTGCTGGCACGCGTATTTGAAAATTTAATGACCAATGCGATACGGTACGGCAGCGACGGCCAGTTTGTAGATATCCGCGCTTTCCTTGAAGCAGACGAAACGGTGGTCCAGGTAATCAATTATGGGGATCGCATCCATCCGAACGAGCTGCCGCATCTATTCGACATGTTTTATACCGGCGATGCGTCCCGGGTTCATCGGGAGGGCAGCACAGGCCTCGGTTTATTTATATCGAAAAATATCATGATGCAGCATAATGGCACGATCACGGCCGACAGCAGCTTGCTTCGTACAGTTTTTGAAGTAAGGCTGCCGCGATGAATGCCAATATCTGAATAAATAACTGATATGACTGACTAAGGAAAGGAGCGTAGATGCTTTTTGCGGAAATATGTTTTGGTATGGTTATGGTTCGGTTTGTTAGCCGTTATCGGTCTGGTGGCTTATGGCGCAAGCTCCTCGATCGACTTCCTGACATCCGGAAAATTTGTGATCAATGGCATATCAGCAAGACTGCCCGTCATTAACTACAACGGAAACGTCTACGTTCCTCTTCGCCTTGTAGGGGAAGAAATGCATGCTGAAGTTCATTACGATGAGGAGAAGGAATTAATCACGATCAAACAGCAAAGCTTAGCATTCGATGAACAGGTAGAGGCACCCGTTCCATCCATTGCTTATGAGAACACATACAAGGATGGTAGCGTTTGGATGCAGGAGATTCCGCTGCTACAGGGAAGCTCTTGCTGGAATGGATGCCTGGAAGTAAAAGACTCTGTAGGGCAATGGGTAACCGAAGCCCGGTATCCGCCGGTCAGGGTGAAGCCGGACTCTAATCTTGTAATAACCTATCCGGCTGGATTGGAGCCTGACAGATTGACGGTATTTAACGTCATGGATACGGGCAATGAAACCGAGCAGTTTGTTGACATGATGGTGGTGAATCGGCGCTTACAGCTGCCAACGGAACCGGGAGTTTATACGATTTTAGTGAATTCGGATTGGAAGGCAGGATTCACCTCGTATGCTTTTGTTGTACATATTACTGACGGCTAGGGTATAAGCGATTAAAGATTAGTTTAGAACTCTATCAAATTAGACTTTACGCCTTTATGATCGCATAGTCCGACCGCATTCCATTCGTGGTATGCGGTTTTTTCTTTATGCCCAAGAGTAATGAAACGATTTTTTCAGTATGGAGCCGAGAGTTGACAGAAATGATTTTATATTTTAATATTCATCCATGACGTTAATCGTAAATATTACGAATAACAAATAATACAGAGTCGATCGGCTCGGAAAGAAGAGAACATTACCATGCAAAAAGGGATACATCCAACATTTCAAAAAGTCATATTCCTAGACGCGAGCGTGGGCTATTCATTTCTCAGTGCCTCCACCAAGACTTCGACAGAAACGATGGAGTGGGAAGACGGTCAAACCTATCCCGTGATTCGCGTAGATTCCAGTTCGGCTTCACACCCTTTCTTTACGGGCAAGCAGAAAAATACCGAAATCGGCGGGCGTGTCGATAAGTTCAAGAAACGATTAAGTTATAAACGGTAGAGAGGTTAACGTACCGAATCAGAGAAAGAACGGTCACGTCATGATACTCGATTTATGCAGTGAAGGAGCAGCAGTTGATCATGAGCAAAAGCAATGCAAGCCAGCGTATTCCGCGTGCCAAAGGGATCGATATGGCAACCGTGTATTCACCTAAGGAGTGCGGCAAAAAAGCGAGGCACCTGATTTTGCCGGATTTCAATCAGAGAATTGTGGATGAGTTTATAGCCATTTTGGGGATGAGGGAGGAATTCGAGGAGCATCACGTACCGATACCTAACAAGATCGTCATGTACGGTCCTCCGGGAACAGGTAAAACCTTAACGGCCTTTTATATGGCCAACCTACTGGAGCTTCCACTCGTTCTGACTCGACTGGATGCTATCATCCATAGTCATCTGGGCGAAACGGGGAGCAATATTCGCAAAATCTTCGATTATGCAGACACATTTCCCTGCGTTCTTTTCCTTGATGAGTTCGATGCCATTGCCAGGACGAGGGACAGCAACGATGAAGTGAAGGAGATGGCCCGTGCCGTAAATACATTGCTGCAGTGTCTGGATGATTTTGGGGACAAAAGCATCATGATGGCGGCGACCAATTTGGAGAAGGAATTGGATCAGGCAATATGGCGCAGGTTCGACACGAAGATGACGTATTCCCTGCCGGACTTTGGCAGAAGGCAGCATTATATCGAAATTCTTCTCGGAGATTTCCGGTGTGAGGCGTCAGCGTTGACGGAGGCATGCGACCTGCTTGAAGGGTGCAGCTTTGCCGACATGGAGCAAATTGTATTGAAAGCAAAGCGAAAAGCCATTATTGAACGGCAGCCGCTGCTAAGAAGCCATATAAAAGATTCCTATGATGAATATAACCCTGATCTGGCAAAGGTTTAAGTGGGACGGCTGTCATGCTGCCGAGTTGGAAAAGGGATTAGACTTAGGATACACCGGGTTTCATGCTGAATAAAACAGTTTTTCTGTCACAAGGAAGGAAGAGATGGGGATATGTTATTGTCTTCCATGCGCGACGTTATGTTTGGATACGGGGATCAAGCTGTCGTTGAGAATTTGTCGCTCGACATTCATGGCGGACAATTCATCGGTATATCCGGTCCAAATGGCGCCGCAAAATCAACTTTGCTGAAATTGATGCTTGGTTTGATAAAGCCCTGGAGCGGGTCCATCGTTTTCAAGCGAGTATTGGAGGACGGATCCAGGATATCTGTTGGATATGTTCCGCAGCAAGTGGCCTCGTTCAACGCTGGCTTTCCCAGTAAAGTGATTGAGCTTGTACGATCGGGCCGCTACGGACGACTTGGATTGTTCAAGCGTTTCACATCCGCAGATCATGAGATCGTTGAGCGAAGCCTGAAGGAAGTGGGGATGTGGGAATATCGTTATCGGAGGATCGGCGAGTTATCGGGAGGGCAGAAGCAGCGAATTTGCGTTGCCAGAGCGTTGGCCCAGGAGCCGCAGGTGTTGATTCTAGACGAGCCTACGACAGGGATGGATGTGTCGAGTCGTACGGATCTGTACCGACTATTAAACGATTATGTCAAGGACAAAGGCAGCACGGTCATTATGGTCACCCATTCGCTTGATGAAATCGGTCCATATATGGACCAGGTCGTCCAATTGGAGCGAAAGGAGAATGAGGGATGGCGATGCTCGGTTACGAATTTATGCAGCGCGCGTTTTGGGCAGGAGGCCTGATCGGCGTGATCGGTCCCGTTCTGGGCGTGTTTTTAATGCTCCGGCGCCAGGTTCTCATGGCGGACACACTCTCTCATGTATCCTTGGCGGGAGTCGCATTGGGTTCTTTCTTGAAACTGAATCCCGCACTCAGCGGTTTTGCAATGGCTATGATCGGGGCACTTGTGATTGAACAGCTTAGAAGAGTGTATCGTACATACACCGAGGTTCCGGTTGCCATTATTATGACCTCTGGGCTTGCTCTATCGGTGGTCCTGATGAGCTTGAATCAAAATCTGAGCAAGAGCTTCAGCTCCTATTTGTTCGGATCGATTGTTGCGGTTAGCGATACGCAGCTTCGGCTTATTGCGGTGGTAGCAGCAGTGGGAATGATCTTTTTTGTTGGACTGCGCCGGCCGCTTTATAACTTTGCTTTTGATGAGGAGACCGCTGCGGCATCCGGTATGCGTGTCTCTCTCCTGTCTTTTTTATTCGCCGTGTTTACGGGAATGACGGTTGCCGCCGCCATGCCGGTAGTCGGCGTGCTGTTGGTTTCGGCGTTAATTGTGCTGCCGGCCTCGATCGCACTGCGGATGGCAACAGGTTTTTTAGCAGCCATGGGGATCGCCGTCGTTGTTGGGTTGAGTGGTGTTTTTTCGGGCCTTGCAGCTTCATACTATCTCAATACGCCGCCAGGAGGTACCATTGCCCTGATTCTATTAGGATTTCTAATCATGGCCGTAATCTTTCAAAAATTACTTCGGTTACAAAATCGAAGGTCGATACAAAAAATAAATAGAAATAGGAGTCATAAGAATTATGAAGAGATTTAAGCGAGTATTAACCCTACTATCCCTATCCGCAGTATTGGCTATTGCAGGCTGCGGCTCGGGAAAATCGACGGTTACTCATGAGGGAAACGTTTCCTCCGCCAATAACCAAGCGACAGATGCCTCCACAACGGAAACTACAAAGCTGAAAGTTAAAACCAGCTTCTATCCCATGTATGAATTTACTAGACAGGTAGCGGGCGATCTGGCAGATGTGGAGAATTTAATTCCTCCGGGTATTGAAGCGCATGATTGGGAGCCGACACCCCAGGACATGGCGGGAATTTCCGATGCCGATGTGCTGGTGTATAATGGCGCCGGCATGGAAGGCTGGGTGGATCAGGTTCTGGAGAGCATCCAAGGCACCGGGGTATCGGCAATTGAGGCCAGTAAGGGAATAGAGATCATGGAAGGTACCGGTCATTCTCATGATCATGGTGAAGAGGGCGATCACGGCCACGATGAGCATGCCCATGATCATGGTGAAGAGGGTGATCACGGCCACGATGAGCATGCCCATGATCATGGTGAAGAGGGCGATCACAGCCATGATGAGCATGCCCATGATCATGAGGATGAGGGGCATCACCATGACCACGGTGGACTGGATCCGCATGTATGGCTCTCGCCGGCCATGGCTGTCAAACAAGTGCGCAACATCGAGGCAGGTTTGGCCAAAGCTGCTCCGGAACATCAAGAGGCATTCAAAGCAAACGCAGATGCTTATGTTAGTAAACTGGAGGCATTGGACAAGGAGTTTCGAGACGGGCTGAAAAATACCAAACGAAAAGACTTCATTACGCAGCATGCTGCGTTCGGGTATTTAGCCAGAGAATACGGTTTGACTCAAGTGCCGATTGCAGGCTTGTCTCCGGATCAAGAGCCCTCGGCTTCTCAAATGGCTGAAGTGATCGAATTTGCCAAGGAGCACAATGTAAAAACGATATTCTTTGAAACGCTTGTGTCGTCAAACGTTGCAGAGACGATAGCCTCTGAGATCGGGGCTTCGACTTCCGTCCTTAATCCGATCGAAGGGTTAACCGAGGAAGATATCGCGGATAACCATGATTACATTGCCATTATGCGACAAAATCTCGACGCTTTAGCACAGGCTTTGAATGAATAATCGCGAATAGGAAGGGAGGTGTGTTCCAAGTGGCACAAAAATCGAAAGTCGTGAAAGAACGGAAAAGACAACAGATGGTTGCTAAATACGCGCAGAAGCGTAAGGAACTGAAAGAGAAGGGCGACTATGCAGCGCTCCAAAAACTGCCCCGCGACTCTTCCGCGACCAGGCTTCATCATCGCTGTGCGGTCAGCGGTCGGCCAAGAGGTTATATCAGTAAATTTGGCGTTTCACGCATTGTTTTTCGGGAGTTGGCCCATAAGGGGCAAATTCCTGGTATAACGAAGTCCAGCTGGTAACTACCTTGTCAACTGCTATTGTTGGACGACAAGAACAGATAAACATGGATAAGCCGCATAAACTGCGGCTTTTTTCATATTTCGCAAATTGGATTTCATTTGATTGACACGCGCATTGCTTCAATGTTACTTTTTAATAATACCCATTTTATGGGTCATCATTTAAGGAGTGTTTTGTATGAGGTTACCCGTGCATGAACGATTCATTGAACAGGCAATAGCGCATTTTCGCCAAGATCAACGATTTGCAGGTTTGCTCGCAGGCGGTTCTATGGTGCACGGCGCTATGGATGAGTACAGTGATTTAGATTTAATTGTGGTTTATCGTAATGAATTCCGAAGTGAGATCATGGAACAACGGCTTCAAATTGCGGAAGGGCTGGGTAACCTGCTGTCGGCATTCACCGGGGAGCATGTTGGTGAGCCTCGTTTGGTTATTTGCCTATACGGCCCCGATCCGCTTCATGTCGACCTCAAATTTGTACAGCCGCAAGAGCTCGAATCTCGAATCGAAGATCCGAGAATTCTATGGGAGAGAGGTTCTGACATTACAACGATACTGAACAAAACGACGATGTCTTTTCCTAACCCTGATCCGCAATGGATTGAAGACCGCTTTTGGGTATGGGTTCATTACGGTGCAACAAAACTAGGGAGAGGCGAGTTGTTTGAAGTAATAGATCTTTTAACATTTATGCGAAGCGCCGTCTTGGGGCCGCTCGTTCTCATGAGTAACGGCCAGCAACCGCGAGGGGTTCGAAAATTAGAGAAATACGGTGTCCAGGAATTAGAGGAGCTTAAAGGAACGATTTCCCTCCACAACTTTGAAAGTTGCTACCAGGCTTTAAAGAATACGATAGCGTTGTACCAAAATTTACGCCAGGCATCGGAAATTGTAACCAAAAAGGAAGCAGAACGCATCTCTATCGAGTTTCTAGACCATGTCTATTCAGCCAAACTTCAATAAAAAAGGTCGGACGACAATAAAGGTAAACTCATTTTACTAGGAGTTACATAAATTTTAACAGATGGGATATGGTGTAATGTCGAACTCCGTTGAGTTGGTGAAACCTTCAGCTGCATATAAGAAGGAGTATCTGTCTTTTTACGAAGATTGGATGTCGGATGAACAGGATATTACCCCGTGGGTAGTGAGGAAAGATCCTTCTGATTTTGATTGCATGATCGAATTTTTATATGCGGAGGATACAGAGGAGAAATTACAGAACAAGAGCTTTGTCCCACATTCTACGTACTGGCTTATCGACAGCTATTCAAAAAAAGTAATGGGTGCAGTCAATATTAGACACAGACTTAATGAAAAACTTTTGAACAGCGGCGGGCATATCGGTTACGGAATACGTCCATCGGAAAGAAGAAAGGGCTATGCTTCCGTACTCTTAGCATTAACCCTTGAAATCACGAGAGATATGGGACTAAACAAAGTGCTGCTGGTTTGTGATAAAGGAAATGTGGCATCGGAAAAAACGATTCTGAAGAATGGTGGTCAGTTTGAGTCGGAGTATGTGGAGGAGAATGGGAACGTTGTAAGACGATTCTGGATATTCTTATAGACTCTTTGCATTGAGAGATTTTACTCATCCTATCCGGGCTTGAGGGCGATGGATAAAAAGAGGTCGACCAGCAAGCTCTGGTGACCTCAGCTATTGATGTTCTATTCGTTTGTACGAAGCGCTAACAAGCGTTTTAAGTTATCATCTATAAATTGATTATCGGCGCTGTTGATTCCGCGTCCGGCAAAATGACCCCAGATCGACTCAATGGGCTTAAATAGAGCATGAGGTATAAGATTGGCCTCGTATTCATTGTCGTCGGCCGGGCAGAAGAGATCCGTGCTACCCGGCATGATGCAGGCAAGCGCCGAAATGCTTTTGAGCGCTTTATCGAAATCTCCTTCATAGGAGGGGTTCGCACTTATGTCTGCATGTTGACCAGTCCATAACATGGCCAGGACATTGTGCGGATCCATCTTCATAAAGCTGTCTTCCCAGACGCCCTCCATAAATTCTGCCAAAGAGTCAAAACCCATCTCACGATAAAGTCCCTCTCTATAAAACGCCTGCGATACGCCCCACCCGGCATAGACGCGGCCGACGGCGCGCATGTCTGCGGAAGTCAACTTGTTTAGTTTGCTTGAATCGAAGCCGACTGCAGCCATGAGCGGAGCTTTCATTCCTTCCAGGACCACGTACGTTTGGGGCCAAGTCTTGGCAACGCCGGCAAAAGGGGCGATTCGCTCCACCATGTCGGGATAACTCGCACCCCATTGGAATGCTTGAATGCCTCCCATGGACCACCCAACGACAAGAGCGATCTTGTGAATGCCGAATTTTTCGGTCACCAGCCGATGCTGAAATTTAACGTTGTCATAGATGGTTACCTGCGGAAAATGAGCCCGGTCGAATGGGGGAGGCGTGTTGCTGGGGGAGGAAGATAATCCGTTACCCAACAGGTTTGGAACGATAATGAAATATTCACGCGGATCTAAGGCCTTTCCGTTTCCAATCAACCATTCATTCTGTATATGCTGATCTCCAAAAGCAGTTGGATAGACGATGACATTATCTTTCTTCTCATTTAATCGTCCATATGTCTTATAAGCAAGAAAAGCGTCCGGTAACGTCACTCCGGATTGCAAGGTTACGTCACCCAAATCAAAAATTTCATAATCCATCATATCGTTTGCTCCCTTCAAAATGAATCCATATATTTAGATTGTCGTTCTTGTACTCAGTATAGAGTCATGGTACTCTCAATAAAAGTGAATAGAATTCAAAACAGTATTCAATAAAATTGAAAGTAAAAGGGGCATCGTATATGGAATTACGCCAACTGATTACGTTCCGCACGGTGGCGTCCACATTAAATTTCAGTCGTGCTGCGGAAGTGCTGAGTTACGTCCCTTCCAACGTCACGATGCAAATGAAGGCATTGGAGGATGAGCTGGGGGTTCGCCTG
Proteins encoded:
- a CDS encoding response regulator transcription factor, with product MKRITILIADDEAEIADLIELHLIKEGYDVLKAADGQEAVQAVRAHSVDLAILDIMMPKLDGYEVIQHIRERNHMPIIFLSAKTSDLDKIAGLVRGADDYMTKPFNPMELIARVNAHLRRYMQMNQPATSGKPALEAGGVVIYPDQRVVTLYGETIELTPKEFDILYLLASYPKKVFSTENIFQHVWGEAYFETSNTVMVHIRTLRKKMCDDTNKNKLIKTVWGVGYTFNG
- a CDS encoding HAMP domain-containing sensor histidine kinase gives rise to the protein MANLIRSFRSKMIVLFGFSMIISGIIMYALYKILQYYYRTQVKFEDPLAYVRLFIRTVGDINFFLIFFIPLAVLFFFLLTKPYVAYFREISAGIRHLASGDFDKRVSVSSRDEFGDIAADINLTGEMLKQAVARGDFAESSKDQLILNLAHDLRTPLTSVIGYLDFILRDELLTKEQVRHYTGIAFAKSKRLERLIDELFEITRMNYGMLPVDKQPINLSELLTQLSEELLPALEKNKLEARLHVTPNLIISGDGDLLARVFENLMTNAIRYGSDGQFVDIRAFLEADETVVQVINYGDRIHPNELPHLFDMFYTGDASRVHREGSTGLGLFISKNIMMQHNGTITADSSLLRTVFEVRLPR
- a CDS encoding stalk domain-containing protein, translated to MRKYVLVWLWFGLLAVIGLVAYGASSSIDFLTSGKFVINGISARLPVINYNGNVYVPLRLVGEEMHAEVHYDEEKELITIKQQSLAFDEQVEAPVPSIAYENTYKDGSVWMQEIPLLQGSSCWNGCLEVKDSVGQWVTEARYPPVRVKPDSNLVITYPAGLEPDRLTVFNVMDTGNETEQFVDMMVVNRRLQLPTEPGVYTILVNSDWKAGFTSYAFVVHITDG
- a CDS encoding type B 50S ribosomal protein L31 gives rise to the protein MQKGIHPTFQKVIFLDASVGYSFLSASTKTSTETMEWEDGQTYPVIRVDSSSASHPFFTGKQKNTEIGGRVDKFKKRLSYKR
- a CDS encoding AAA family ATPase; this translates as MSKSNASQRIPRAKGIDMATVYSPKECGKKARHLILPDFNQRIVDEFIAILGMREEFEEHHVPIPNKIVMYGPPGTGKTLTAFYMANLLELPLVLTRLDAIIHSHLGETGSNIRKIFDYADTFPCVLFLDEFDAIARTRDSNDEVKEMARAVNTLLQCLDDFGDKSIMMAATNLEKELDQAIWRRFDTKMTYSLPDFGRRQHYIEILLGDFRCEASALTEACDLLEGCSFADMEQIVLKAKRKAIIERQPLLRSHIKDSYDEYNPDLAKV
- a CDS encoding metal ABC transporter ATP-binding protein → MLLSSMRDVMFGYGDQAVVENLSLDIHGGQFIGISGPNGAAKSTLLKLMLGLIKPWSGSIVFKRVLEDGSRISVGYVPQQVASFNAGFPSKVIELVRSGRYGRLGLFKRFTSADHEIVERSLKEVGMWEYRYRRIGELSGGQKQRICVARALAQEPQVLILDEPTTGMDVSSRTDLYRLLNDYVKDKGSTVIMVTHSLDEIGPYMDQVVQLERKENEGWRCSVTNLCSARFGQEA
- a CDS encoding metal ABC transporter permease codes for the protein MAMLGYEFMQRAFWAGGLIGVIGPVLGVFLMLRRQVLMADTLSHVSLAGVALGSFLKLNPALSGFAMAMIGALVIEQLRRVYRTYTEVPVAIIMTSGLALSVVLMSLNQNLSKSFSSYLFGSIVAVSDTQLRLIAVVAAVGMIFFVGLRRPLYNFAFDEETAAASGMRVSLLSFLFAVFTGMTVAAAMPVVGVLLVSALIVLPASIALRMATGFLAAMGIAVVVGLSGVFSGLAASYYLNTPPGGTIALILLGFLIMAVIFQKLLRLQNRRSIQKINRNRSHKNYEEI
- a CDS encoding metal ABC transporter substrate-binding protein; this encodes MKRFKRVLTLLSLSAVLAIAGCGSGKSTVTHEGNVSSANNQATDASTTETTKLKVKTSFYPMYEFTRQVAGDLADVENLIPPGIEAHDWEPTPQDMAGISDADVLVYNGAGMEGWVDQVLESIQGTGVSAIEASKGIEIMEGTGHSHDHGEEGDHGHDEHAHDHGEEGDHGHDEHAHDHGEEGDHSHDEHAHDHEDEGHHHDHGGLDPHVWLSPAMAVKQVRNIEAGLAKAAPEHQEAFKANADAYVSKLEALDKEFRDGLKNTKRKDFITQHAAFGYLAREYGLTQVPIAGLSPDQEPSASQMAEVIEFAKEHNVKTIFFETLVSSNVAETIASEIGASTSVLNPIEGLTEEDIADNHDYIAIMRQNLDALAQALNE
- the rpsN gene encoding 30S ribosomal protein S14 → MAQKSKVVKERKRQQMVAKYAQKRKELKEKGDYAALQKLPRDSSATRLHHRCAVSGRPRGYISKFGVSRIVFRELAHKGQIPGITKSSW
- a CDS encoding nucleotidyltransferase domain-containing protein, coding for MRLPVHERFIEQAIAHFRQDQRFAGLLAGGSMVHGAMDEYSDLDLIVVYRNEFRSEIMEQRLQIAEGLGNLLSAFTGEHVGEPRLVICLYGPDPLHVDLKFVQPQELESRIEDPRILWERGSDITTILNKTTMSFPNPDPQWIEDRFWVWVHYGATKLGRGELFEVIDLLTFMRSAVLGPLVLMSNGQQPRGVRKLEKYGVQELEELKGTISLHNFESCYQALKNTIALYQNLRQASEIVTKKEAERISIEFLDHVYSAKLQ
- a CDS encoding GNAT family N-acetyltransferase; amino-acid sequence: MSNSVELVKPSAAYKKEYLSFYEDWMSDEQDITPWVVRKDPSDFDCMIEFLYAEDTEEKLQNKSFVPHSTYWLIDSYSKKVMGAVNIRHRLNEKLLNSGGHIGYGIRPSERRKGYASVLLALTLEITRDMGLNKVLLVCDKGNVASEKTILKNGGQFESEYVEENGNVVRRFWIFL
- a CDS encoding alpha/beta fold hydrolase; amino-acid sequence: MDYEIFDLGDVTLQSGVTLPDAFLAYKTYGRLNEKKDNVIVYPTAFGDQHIQNEWLIGNGKALDPREYFIIVPNLLGNGLSSSPSNTPPPFDRAHFPQVTIYDNVKFQHRLVTEKFGIHKIALVVGWSMGGIQAFQWGASYPDMVERIAPFAGVAKTWPQTYVVLEGMKAPLMAAVGFDSSKLNKLTSADMRAVGRVYAGWGVSQAFYREGLYREMGFDSLAEFMEGVWEDSFMKMDPHNVLAMLWTGQHADISANPSYEGDFDKALKSISALACIMPGSTDLFCPADDNEYEANLIPHALFKPIESIWGHFAGRGINSADNQFIDDNLKRLLALRTNE